Genomic DNA from Corticium candelabrum chromosome 5, ooCorCand1.1, whole genome shotgun sequence:
TCTGATGGATGGAGACGTTGTTCTGTTTAACAGGCAGCCTTCTCTCCATAAGCTTAGCATTATGGCACATTTTGTATGCTAAAGTGTATATTAATTTAGATAAGCAAAGGTTTTATGTGAGTTTGATGCTCTACTAGGCCAGAGTAATGCCGCACAAGACATTTCGTTTTAATGAATGTGTTTGCACTCCATATAATGCTGACTTTGATGGTGATGAAATGAATTTACATTTGCCACAGACAGAAGAAGCAAAGGCAGAAGCACTTGTTCTAATGGGGGTATGTAAAGTTTGTTATGATTTATGTCATTGTACATATGTAATTTACTGGTTTCCAGATTAAATCAAACCTAGTAACACCAAGGAATGGTGAACTTGTTATTGCAGCCATTCAGGATTTTATAACTGGTCAGTAATTGATAAAATGAGTCAGgctaattattattgtttaaaCTGATTTAGTTATTATGAAAATTGTGTAGAACGTAAACATGTTTGTAGAGGTAGGTTGCTATCTGCCATGTATAGTTTTATAAACAATATCTGTGTCTTCTCATTGGTTGCCATTAGAGGTTGCCATGAAATCAAAGAGAGAACAGCTCTTCATTTTTGCCAAAGACTGCAAGGAATTTCTCTCTCTTTCCTGTCAGAAACATGTGATATGCTTATGATACTGTCTGAGTTTATCTTCAAGCATCTACATGTACCTTGACTCGATGGGCGCTCTACCTGTATtggtgtacatacatacatacatacactgaAATGAGAAAAAAATAAAGCAAATCTATTGAAGCTGGGCATTGGAATCCATTTTTCACAAGCTTTATTATCATGTGGAAGTTAGCTTTAGCAGCGGCTTGGTTGGGATAGTACATCAGAGGGGTGCTCAGCACTATTGACAAATACTGTTGTGGATGGTTtaacttcacacacacacacacacacacacacacacacacacacacacacacacacacacacacacacacacacacacacacacacacacacacacacacacacacacacacacacacacacagcaaatggTAATTGGATAAGGAGTTGCCGGTATACACGGTCACTCCAGCtggatggctgggttcctgtgctcTATGCAGGAGCTATtgccatgctaagcaatctcgtTGAGTCTGGCCAGGTTCTCGCAAGATCATCGCCTGCGACACTAACTATTCTACTACTGCTTAAGACTGCTGAAGCTAATCTACTTCCTACTGCTGATTAGGCATTTTTTTAACAAGTTAAATTAAGGCTGATAGATACACGTGGAATGGTATTAGGTTAAAACAATCTGTAAGGAGACATAGCTGTATTGTGAATTAATCATAGTGTGTTTGCTTTGTGACAAAATTAGGCTCATATTTACTGACACACAAGGACAGATTCTTTGATCGGGCACAAGCATCTCAAATTTTTGCTGCATTGCTTGTACAGAAGGACTCAAAGATGCTTGTTAAATTGCCTTTTCCTGCTATTGTCAAGGTGAATAGTGAGATTAATATTAAGTTAAGTATTGCTCTAAATACTATAATCTTACATCTtacatttgcaatttttagCCAGTTCGGTTATGGACGGGAAAGCAGCTGTTTAGTCTCTTGCTTCGACCACATCCTGATTGCCCTGTAAAAGTCAATGTGCGAGCTAAGGGGAAGCAGTATCGAGACAGTATGGGTGAAGATCTGGCTCCAAATGACTCTTGTATGTATGGGGCTTGGTTGTATAGCctctaatgtattgtataaCTACACTTGATGCCACACAGTTGTTGTAATTCGAAACAGTCAGTTGATGTGTGGAGTGATGGATAAGTCAACACTTGGCTCAGGTTCTAAGTGCAATGTATTTTATGTCATTTTGAGAGACTATGGAGAAGAGGTTTGTGCATAGCATTCATTGATGCTATTTTTATCAtgctttcttcatctgtttaAATGTAGCAAGCAGCAATCTGTATGTCAAGACTGGCTAGAATGTGTCCTTTTTTTCTCAGTAGGTTTACTAGATATGTATTTCTCCAAATAAGTCCCTCTACCCGATTAATTTCTCCTTTGTGTATTTTCTTAGTGTCAAAACACTCTGGCCTTGACTGTATAATTTCTCATTTGAGTACATTTTCAGCTTGAGGCTGTCTATAGGATTTATTTAAGAATTTTTTAAAGTGCTGTATCTCCAGGAATGCTCAAAATGCAAAATTAGAATGGGAGAACATGTCAATAATCTTTTGAAATGATTCAACAAAGGCAGCTGTAGCTTATAATGAGCTCAACACAAGGACATGATGAGCATCCTGTTATTAAAGTTTGTGGTAGTGATGTTCAACGTATTATGCAACTCAGACTGTTTAATATAGAAACATAGCATTTTACTTATTGGTATTTCATGAAAATGTGATGTAATAGCTTCCTCTTTCCAACAATTCTCTTTTTTTAATTATTCTCTGATCCAAGAAGCATTAGTTCTTTTCGGGATTAGTTGGAGAAATGTGGTTGATGGAATTATGATATTGTGTTATATAATGCTCTTGTGTAGGTAACCATGGTTTCTCAGTTGGCATTGGAGACGTTACACCAGGAAAGGCGTTGCTGATTGCAAAAGACGAACTTTTGTCTCAAGGGTTAGTATCTTTATTGTGATGAGACAATGTTGGGTATTATAGAATGTAGCAAACTAGAATTCTATGATATGCACACGAGCAAATTGTTTGAAACATGAACTGTATCTTTGTTGAAAGTAGATCAAACAAGGATGGtcagtgcatgcatgggtaGAGCAGTTCGTTTGTCACAGTTTTTGTACTTTGTTTGTTGAGTTATGATACTGAAATCATTAAGTCTTACTGCCCCTTTAATGCATTTGTCCTAATGTTTGATATGAAACAAAGAATTGTTAACAAAGACGGTAATTGTTTACACACCTTATTAGTTTTTCATACAAATGCCTAATATGTAAGGTACGCAATACCGGTATTTGCACATTTTAGATTGCATGTTTTGAGTCTAAGACAGAAGATTGTAGAAATAGTATTCAGCAGTATGAATTCAGACATTGTGGGTCACATTTTGACGTTGACTAGTAGATTGGAAACTCCAATATTATTTTGTCATCTTTGCAACTGATTGCATTATTTTATAGTACTGTGTGCATGTAGACTATTTCTTAGGTATGGCCAGTGTGCAAATTACATTGAAGAGTTCCATTCAGGTCGACTTCAAACACAACCAGGATGCACAGTTGAAGAAACACTTGAGGTACAGGGTGGTTGACATGCATGGACGTTTGGTAGATAAAGCTATGTCAATGTGTACTATCTGTAGTTGCTGCCAGAGATAACTCTGAATTTTTTGTTAACTACTGACTTGGCATATAATAGCATACCTGTCATAAAAATTGTTGCACAGTTTGACATCAACAAGTGGCACTGGGCATAACCAAGTACCAACCTCTATAGTGTATACTTACTAATGATGAGTTATTGTTCATGTAtttgttgcactataattGACAGAGACTAGACAccaatttatttgtttttaaaaaAGTTACATACTGTGATATATTACTACAAACAGCACTAGAGTAGTTTGAGTAACAATTTGTTTACCTTTATTTCAGATGTAGGAATTAAACTAGGAATCAAGAGCACACTACTTGATTTATGGCTGTGCTTCCACTAGTGCTTAAACTGGATTAACGAATGGTTTAAGCTAAAGTGGTGTAAGGATTGACCTGTTTTACCtacactaaaccagttatattctaaacctaaaccactttcctAAACCCATTTTGTAGTTGGTTTAGTAAGTgttttaggtttaactgtcacatggtagtgtgtgcgtgcttgaaGATGGCTGCTGACAATGTCATTTTAGttttatttactattatttTGTTGGTATGGAATTGCCTCAAAAGATGGAAGCGTCATcaaagagaagagagaaatcagcagctgctgcatgtatgtatctagATGCTGAATTTGGAGTCTCAGTGACAACTACTGTTGCTCTGGCTCAGCGACAGACCAGCCTAGTGTATCACAGCAAGATCGTTCCAGGAATACTGCTTCATTGCCAATGGATTTTGTGGATGTGCAAGTCTATATAGTAAAAACAGTTGCCTGCTGGAACTGTTTTAGCTTATAATCTTGTGTAAGCTAAACTTGTAATTTAAAAATGTGGAGCTAATGGACACATGGCCTATGCTCTTGTGTAATACGTGTTACTAATTTTTATACAAATTATAAAATTGTGGTTACTTAGTGGATTTGTTTTCATTAATTCAAGTGTGTCActattgtctgttttgtgttaggCTAGACTGTTAAAGGAATTATCTGTTATTCGCGATCGTGCTGGACAGACATGCCTTAGAGAGCTACATCCAAGCAATGGCCCTCTGACAATGGCCTTGTGTGGTTCCAAGGGTTCCAATATCAACATATCTCAAATGATAGCTTGTGTTGGACAACAAGCTATCAGTGGAAAGCGCATTCCTGATGGATTTGAAGATCGATCTTTGCCCCACTTTAAGAGGCACTGTGAGTTTTCCAGGTTGGTTTCTTGAGTTAGGATCATTTAATTGTGCTTTGTTGATAGCCAGAGAACCTGCAGCCAAGGGTTTTGTCAGGAACAGCTTCTTTTCTGGCCTTACACCATCAGAGTTCTTTTTTCACACAATGGGAGGCAGAGAGGGTGAGATGCTTATGCTTGCATTATCACATTTTAGTGGCATTggaatgtacagtatataaaGCAAACAGGCAAGTTGGGGAGGTACATATATACTATCCAGCATATACATTATCATTCAATTTATTAGCTTTCGGATTATTCTGACAAACTACTCTGAAGAGCTTTTGGTACAGCTACAGTTAATATAGCAATAACGTCAGTACAGGAGATATGCTTTTTGTGAAATCTAGTAGAGATTTTTGGTAATGCTTGTAATGAGTTGTTTACATTTAATAATACTTATAGATGTTTCTAATGAACTGTGATGGCTGTTTAGGTCTTGTAGACACAGCAGTAAAAACAGCTGAAACTGGTTATATGCAACGTCGATTGGTTAAGGTGAGATGCTTGATTAGAATATAGATTTTTGTTAATGGTTTGCTTGTTATAGTCACTTGAAGATCTCTGTTCTCAGTATGACTTAACAGTCAGGAATTCTGTTGGAAGTGTGGTACAGTTCAAGTATGGAGCAGATGGCTTAGATCCAGCTGCCATGGAGGGTCATGACAAACCTGTTGACTTTAACCGGATGTTACTAGACATTACTGTATTACACTCTGGGGAATAATTTTGGAATTTTTAGCTCACTGGAATCTTTACATGTAATTAGGCTCAAAGCCCGTGTAAAAGTGAATCATGTTTGTCATCATCTCAAGTGCTAGCTATCACAGAACAGTTTTTGTCATCAGAAAGTTGCAGTGGTTGTAGTGAAGAGTTTTGGAAGGACATACGGTTTGTAGTAATGTTATTCTATTTACCAGAGTCtttattgtttctgttgtagaGAATTTGTAAAACATTATTCCAGTCGGTTGCTGGATGCTCATTTAAGACTTGGCCTAGTAAAATCACCTGTGAGGTGGGAGAAATAGCTAATTACAGTAAAAAATTAGTGGTGCCTGACAAGATGGTGTGATGTTGATAACAGTGAATTGAAGCAGTCAGAAGATTGTGGTCTTTCAGTGAATAGAAgcacaggtgtgtgtgtgtgtgtgtgtgtgtgtgtgtgtgtgtgtgtgcgtgtgtgtgtgtgtgtgtgtgtgtgtgtgtgtgtgtgcgcgcgcgcacatgcCCGGATCTGAATGGCAGTGCTCGGAGTTTGAATTACTCTGTGGTTGCTTACCATTTTCCGATACTCTATGGTTCTATCGCTTAGCATTTTTCTATCCTTTGAGTAACTCACCACACCAGCAAGTGAGAAAAGCATGGTTGCAAGACTGGGAAGTCGTAGGATGGCATGCGCCGTTTCTCACTTGTTTACCCACAAAGAACTGGCAAGTCTCTCGGGGTCGATTTCTAGCCTCATACCAGACCCTTGTGCAGTCATGCCCGGTTTCcgtataacacaacaacaccgGAGTTGACGTGTTATATGGGAACCGGGCATGACGGCAcaagggtctggtacgagacTAGTCGATttgctgcacaaagaacatcGACAAAGTCACAGAAGAGGATTCCCTTTTGGTACTTTGCTTCATGTGTTGTGTCTTGAAATCTCTATCACGACACAGTGGAAAATCATATCTCAGATAGACAATAAGACAAAGATGGGGAGATCCTGACAttataaacatcaaacttataAGACGACGTATGCAATGGTTAGGGCATTTGGCTTGAATGCCCAACCATCAAATTCCCAAGATGTGCTTCTTTGGGTGGGTATTGGAAAAACGTCCACAAGGTGGCCCTAAGAAACGctggaaagacataattaggaaagacctaaatgatctgaacattccagaaagctgttggtatgacttagcaaataaatcaAGATCAGCCTGGAAAGACCATTACCATGCCTGTCTGAAGTCTAGTCAACTGTCATATTGCAATGTTGATTTCAAACCGTTGTCTGCCCTGACTGATTTCAGAAACAttagtgacttgaagagacacaaatgcattgctgaaaggaAAAACTTACACATCAGCAAAAAGGAgccattgaatgccagacCTGTAAGAAGTATTTTTGAAGCAAAGGAGGCTATGCAGTACACAAATGCATCGATATGCATGGGAAAATtctgactttgtctttgtccccaCTGAAGGGGTAGCGTGTCtgtttagacggaagcaatacaggaggagaggatgtgtgtgtgtgtgtgtgtgtgtgtgtgtgtgtgtgcatgtgtgtgtgtgtgtgtgtgtgtgtgtgtgtgtgtgtgtgtgtgtgtgtgtgtgtgtgtgtgtgtgtgtgtgtgtgtgttgtttgtagctcaattggttagagagtgcatttggagaatgaaaacatccaggacctttgGGGCATGATTTTAAGTAGGGGATGGGCACAAGCATAATTCCTTaaggcaagaaactcacacgcAATTGCCCCTCTTGACTTgtgagtataaatgagtaccttgtcattgactgggggtggacaaGGCTGCTGGCTTGCAGAACATTACACAGCACTGGTACGTGTgggcttgaggtccagtcctgaGGCTGcaccaaagtcagtgccttggatgctctggccaagCACCTAGTGGTACTACGTCAGCTCAACCTGAACTCCAAGTAGTGCCGGAGGCCCAACCTAGAAATAGCCAGGGTTGCTATCTTTAGTGCCGAAGGGCATatcatttgtccatttgtgtggcttctgtagctcaattggttcaagagttgcatttggaaaaTGGAAACAACATTCAGGACCTTTGGGTCGCGGGTTCAAGTACAGGATGAGCACAGGCGTAATTCCCCTGGGTATGGAACTCAcacgcaattgcctctcttggcttaggagtataaatgagtacctggttcttgactggggtggacaggatcactggcttggcagtaacatgcagcagacgggtacatGTGGGCCTTGTTGtctagtcccagagctgcgccatagttaGTGCCCCTGGATAACTCCAGGTGGAATGTCGGCATTGGCCCTAAGCCTTCACATAGCATAAGGGggcctgtctctagaggcaggggagtcATCTTCATAACAGACCTTTAAGGTCGACGTCGTTTGACGTGAAGGACTTaccatttgtccatttatttttGTGTAGCTGTTTACCATTGTTCTACTGTCTTATGTGATGCTGCCTTTATACAGCTTGTGAGGTCTTAAGACTTACAAAGACACAGCTTGAAATGTGGCTTCAAAGGTGTACAACTGTATATTTGAAAGCTGAAACAGAACCCGGTTGGAATTGTGCCAAAGTTTTGTTAGACTTTGTCATATGTGACAGGGCTATGTTAGGAACTGCTGTTGGTGCATTGTGTGCTCAGAGTATTGGTGAGCCTGGGACACAAATGACTTTGAAGACATTCCACTTTGCTGGAGTCGCTGCAATGAGTACAAAGTGCAGTGATATATTAGAAGTTTTGGTGTCATTATATTCGTTATTTGATCAGATATTACTCTTGGAGTACCAAGAATTAAAGAGATAATCAATGCATCTCGAACCATCAGCACTCCGATTATTACAGTGCCTTTAGAAatagatgatgatgaagaagtaGCTCGTGTGGTAAAGATGCGAATTGAGAAAACTCTGCTTGGAGAAGTAAgtaataccgtatttccgcaCATTTAGCTGCAGGGCTCTCATTAGAAcatttggtactatgtgcctttgtacagtgtggtggGGGAAcagggtagaagccatggaattctcTGGAGGatattgcagacaaaggacaACATTACTGTTATACAGTTGATGAATGTGCGACTGATGCATGAGGTCAGTTCCTACTGACAATTTATCTGTGGaggaagcaaccaaatcagaatcagaaatatcaccatcagtgatgtcttcctttgtctgcaatcctcCAGGAAATTCCATGGctctaccctattccctaaccacactgtacaaagacAGGTGCAGTAGTagtcccaaaatgttctaattAGAGCCCTGCAGCTAAACGCACGGAAATACAATACTAATTTGCTCAGTTTGTAGGAAGCTATGGTACTGGGGCAAACAGTAGAGAAGATACGTTTTTCTAATTGGCATAGTTACTACGTACAAATTCAACATTATGTTTTAAGCACATTCTGAAACTTGTATATAGCTGTCTGTGACAAGTTGAAATCTGGCTAAAATTGTACTACTAATATTAATGCGGGTGCTGATTTGGCTGCTGATGCTGCTTGCAATAAAATATTGGTTTATTGGCAAAAAACactgaattaattaagctgtgcAGCGATGCTGTACTATATTATTGTAACATTGTTGTAGCCAAGTTTTGTAGTGCTCTGGTCTTTGAGACATGTCATGAATTGATTACAGATGATTGTGTGATGTGAAGAGGTATGTCACACACAACTCAAACAATCATAGAACTACGGTGAAAAGATAATAAAAAAACTTGACTACTGTACTAAGTATGTCAATTGGAATCAATGAGTCCTTGTAGCAAGACCTCTGAGTCTAAGTTAGAGGGCTCTTTAGCTTTGCCCACGTGTGTACAGGGGGTACTGGATGTGTGCAAATCAGGCATTGATGAAGGACATTTTGTTAAGTTCAGATTTGGAATGGGCTTAATCTTTATGTAGTTAAGCTTATGGAGTCATGAATCTGATAAGCAATAGCATTCTGCACTGATGAATATTAATGATCAAAGTGTATTACTGTTCAGGTATGCAGTTATCTGGAAGAGGTGTACATGGAAAATCAGTGCTATATTCATTTGAAACTAAATCAGGAACGAATTAGACTGCTAAAGGTATGTTTTGTCAACTTCTATATATTAACTTGAGtagttgtttatttatgtagATTGAAGTCAATGTTGACACAATTCGTGAATCTTTGTGTAATGCTTCAAAGCTCAAGCTACGATACCAAGTATGTAAAATGACAAGTTAAAACCGTAATGTCTCAAAGCACGTTTGCAATGACACTCAGGCTGTTTTTAAGTCATTTTCTGTTTGAGCATGAGTTTTATGGTAACCTGTTTGTGCAGCATGTGGTGGCAGTTGACAAAAGTTCACTTCTGGTGTTTCCACCTGCGTTACCAAAAAGTTCTGTGTACTATGTAATgcaacaactgaaacaagaACTTCCAAGCATTGTGGTTAAAGTAAGGTTTGAGAGTCAGACTACTTCAGATTATCCACATTATTATGCATTAGGGCATACCAAGTATAACAAGGGCAATCATTCATGTTGATGACAGTGGAAAGTCTGAACGGTACAAACTGCTTGTGGAAGGTCTAGACATACGAGCTGTCATGAGCACTCGGGGCATAAAGGGTGTGTCAGTAACATCCAATCATATTGGTGAAGTGGAAAAAACTCTTGGGATAGAAGCAGCAAGGTGGTGATTCTTGACGGTACTCATGATCTTGCTAATTCAGATTTGTCTTACTGTTTGCATTAGAATTACCATCATGACTGAAGTACTAAACACATTGAAAGCCCACGGCATGAGTATTGACAATCGTCATGTTATGCTTTTGGCTGACTTAATGACTTTTCGGGTGAGACCAGACTGATTGTGCAATTTCATGTAGAAGTAATCTTTTTGCTTTCAGGGTGAAGTGTTGGGAATAACTCGCTTTGGTCTGGCGAAGATGAAGGAAAGTGTTCTTATGCTTGCTTCTGTAAGACTACAATCAACTTGAATGGTGTGATAAGCGCTAAGTGCTGTCTCTACTATGGTAGTTTGAAAGAACTGCAGACCATCTATTTGATGCTGCGTTTCTTGGGCAACAGGATGCAATTAATGGTATTGTAACAATGTTTATTATTTACAATGAAAAAATCTTTTTGAGCTTCTTGCATATGTTTAATTGTTGGATATATAGGAGTCAGTGAGTGTATCATTATGGGCATTCCAATGAACACTGGTACTGGGTTGTTTAAACTACTTCACAGGTTGCAACTGCATGATAATTCTTGTTACTTGTGTTTGGCAAATGCCACCAATAACATTCTGTTTCCTTAGACCTGTGAAGAAATCGCATCCTCCAAAGCGATTGCTCATATTTAGCAATAAGGAATTTCACTTGTTTGGGTGAGAGTGGAGTTTGTCAACTATCGATTGATTGACAATAGTATAACTTTGATATAAATGGTCAATAGCTTGATCTTTGCATAAATGGCTTAGCAATACCATTGTTTGAGACTTTCAAGTTAAATtacatacagtatacagtaGAGTGAAAATACAGACTTTTAATTGTCAGAAGGTAGTGGTTTGGAAGTCAGAGCGTACAACAGGGATCGCGACGAGCCTAGCGGACAAAAACGAATGGGTAAGCTCGGAAGAAAGGACTGGACTCTTACTTGTACTATATGAAAGTGTGGCCATCTGGTGACCAACAGTTCAATGATTTCCCAGAAGGCATCAAACGTACTCTTTAGGATCTCCGTGTATGCATATGGCTCTATCACatttttcaataattgttTTAAGAATCGTCTAGACAAAGTCAGTGATAGACAACGAGGTTAGGGACATCACACCAGATTTGCTATCTGAAATATCTGCTCAGATGTTGCTGTAGAGCCTCATCTTCATCCCTTTTCTGGAGAAAGTCTTCAGTGGCTTACTGCAAATTCTGATGATGAAGCACGAGCAGACGTATCTGCACGTGGAGTTCTATTCTAACGCGTCAAGTTACAGACATACCAGGTATACAGGAACCACGAACAAGAAAAACAACGGCGAAAGAGTTAGAGAGATTGATGGAGGAAGCTTCACTCCATTATAGTATTTTTTCAACTGGAAGGATGGGCAAAGAAGCTACCACATTTTTCAAGCATAGAGCTAACAtcatttcaaacaatcaaaataccTCCTATGCATAAACAATGTCTATGACTAAATGCAGACTAACTTTTGCTCTATTACAATCCGCAattctgtgtgtctttttctTTTACAGACATAGTTCTTTTTACTTGACATAGTTTCTTTTAAAATCAcagttgttgtagcagtgtgttgccagTATTGTTGTAACTAAAGCTATTGATGCTCAGatacaataattttattattttttatgttgtgctcaaccagatcagtctggtttgtaaagtctattacaagtaccggaagcaaaccctgcttcagaaatacttagaccatcacggctgtctagaaagaagacatgactttatgaaggatccaagtagatcccagaagcactgttttctgtaagtgctgcaggttgtgatgacctggaataatgttcagccaccatgcaatacctgcgt
This window encodes:
- the LOC134179559 gene encoding DNA-directed RNA polymerase III subunit RPC1-like isoform X2, with the protein product MVKEQFRETNAGKKISHLQFGLMSPEQMRQQSHVHVVSKSLYGPELPRKPVPFGVLDRRLGISDHESRCDTCGKNLADCIGHFGFLDLELPVFHVGYFRSVVNILQTICKTCSKFLLSKEEQQPFLEIIRKHTATSSSLGLKAIKKKVHDKCRKVSKCPHCGSLNGTVKRCGMLKIIHEKFKVNKKQVDQSVVEFHSSFASALEYNKELEPLLTRVQEILNPLRVMSLFRAIPNEAIPLLGMNSKEGGHPTSLILTRLLVPPACIRPSVAADSAGTNEDDVTVKLSEILFLNDVIRKHRSSGAKMQMIMEDWDYLQLQCALYINSEMSGVPLSLQPKKFTRGFVQRLKGKQGRFRGNLSGKRVDFSSRTVISPDPNLRIDEVAVPVDIAKTLTFPERVTRANVGLMRKLVRNGADVHPGANFIQQKKENFKKFLKYGNREQIANELKFGDTVERHLMDGDVVLFNRQPSLHKLSIMAHFARVMPHKTFRFNECVCTPYNADFDGDEMNLHLPQTEEAKAEALVLMGIKSNLVTPRNGELVIAAIQDFITGSYLLTHKDRFFDRAQASQIFAALLVQKDSKMLVKLPFPAIVKPVRLWTGKQLFSLLLRPHPDCPVKVNVRAKGKQYRDSMGEDLAPNDSFVVIRNSQLMCGVMDKSTLGSGSKCNVFYVILRDYGEEQAAICMSRLARMCPFFLSNHGFSVGIGDVTPGKALLIAKDELLSQGLFLRYGQCANYIEEFHSGRLQTQPGCTVEETLEARLLKELSVIRDRAGQTCLRELHPSNGPLTMALCGSKGSNINISQMIACVGQQAISGKRIPDGFEDRSLPHFKRHSREPAAKGFVRNSFFSGLTPSEFFFHTMGGREGLVDTAVKTAETGYMQRRLVKSLEDLCSQYDLTVRNSVGSVVQFKYGADGLDPAAMEGHDKPVDFNRMLLDITAQSPCKSESCLSSSQVLAITEQFLSSESCSGCSEEFWKDIREFVKHYSSRLLDAHLRLGLVKSPVSELKQSEDCGLSVNRSTACEVLRLTKTQLEMWLQRCTTVYLKAETEPGTAVGALCAQSIGEPGTQMTLKTFHFAGVAAMNITLGVPRIKEIINASRTISTPIITVPLEIDDDEEVARVVKMRIEKTLLGEVCSYLEEVYMENQCYIHLKLNQERIRLLKIEVNVDTIRESLCNASKLKLRYQHVVAVDKSSLLVFPPALPKSSVYYVMQQLKQELPSIVVKGIPSITRAIIHVDDSGKSERYKLLVEGLDIRAVMSTRGIKGVSVTSNHIGEVEKTLGIEAARITIMTEVLNTLKAHGMSIDNRHVMLLADLMTFRGEVLGITRFGLAKMKESVLMLASFERTADHLFDAAFLGQQDAINGVSECIIMGIPMNTGTGLFKLLHRPVKKSHPPKRLLIFSNKEFHLFG
- the LOC134179559 gene encoding DNA-directed RNA polymerase III subunit RPC1-like isoform X1, with translation MVKEQFRETNAGKKISHLQFGLMSPEQMRQQSHVHVVSKSLYGPELPRKPVPFGVLDRRLGISDHESRCDTCGKNLADCIGHFGFLDLELPVFHVGYFRSVVNILQTICKTCSKFLLSKEEQQPFLEIIRKHTATSSSLGLKAIKKKVHDKCRKVSKCPHCGSLNGTVKRCGMLKIIHEKFKVNKKQVDQSVVEFHSSFASALEYNKELEPLLTRVQEILNPLRVMSLFRAIPNEAIPLLGMNSKEGGHPTSLILTRLLVPPACIRPSVAADSAGTNEDDVTVKLSEILFLNDVIRKHRSSGAKMQMIMEDWDYLQLQCALYINSEMSGVPLSLQPKKFTRGFVQRLKGKQGRFRGNLSGKRVDFSSRTVISPDPNLRIDEVAVPVDIAKTLTFPERVTRANVGLMRKLVRNGADVHPGANFIQQKKENFKKFLKYGNREQIANELKFGDTVERHLMDGDVVLFNRQPSLHKLSIMAHFARVMPHKTFRFNECVCTPYNADFDGDEMNLHLPQTEEAKAEALVLMGIKSNLVTPRNGELVIAAIQDFITGSYLLTHKDRFFDRAQASQIFAALLVQKDSKMLVKLPFPAIVKPVRLWTGKQLFSLLLRPHPDCPVKVNVRAKGKQYRDSMGEDLAPNDSFVVIRNSQLMCGVMDKSTLGSGSKCNVFYVILRDYGEEQAAICMSRLARMCPFFLSNHGFSVGIGDVTPGKALLIAKDELLSQGLFLRYGQCANYIEEFHSGRLQTQPGCTVEETLEARLLKELSVIRDRAGQTCLRELHPSNGPLTMALCGSKGSNINISQMIACVGQQAISGKRIPDGFEDRSLPHFKRHSREPAAKGFVRNSFFSGLTPSEFFFHTMGGREGLVDTAVKTAETGYMQRRLVKSLEDLCSQYDLTVRNSVGSVVQFKYGADGLDPAAMEGHDKPVDFNRMLLDITAQSPCKSESCLSSSQVLAITEQFLSSESCSGCSEEFWKDIREFVKHYSSRLLDAHLRLGLVKSPVSELKQSEDCGLSVNRSTACEVLRLTKTQLEMWLQRCTTVYLKAETEPGTAVGALCAQSIGEPGTQMTLKTFHFAGVAAMNITLGVPRIKEIINASRTISTPIITVPLEIDDDEEVARVVKMRIEKTLLGEVCSYLEEVYMENQCYIHLKLNQERIRLLKIEVNVDTIRESLCNASKLKLRYQHVVAVDKSSLLVFPPALPKSSVYYVMQQLKQELPSIVVKGIPSITRAIIHVDDSGKSERYKLLVEGLDIRAVMSTRGIKGVSVTSNHIGEVEKTLGIEAARITIMTEVLNTLKAHGMSIDNRHVMLLADLMTFRGEVLGITRFGLAKMKESVLMLASFERTADHLFDAAFLGQQDAINGVSECIIMGIPMNTGTGLFKLLHRLPVKKSHPPKRLLIFSNKEFHLFG